GCCAGGAGCATGTGCGGGAGGCCCCGGTCTTCCTGGCCTTCTGCGCGGACCTGGCCCGGCTGGAACGGGTTTGCGAACTGCGCGGTTACCCGCTGGAGGCGGACCACATGGAAACCTTCCTGGTCGCCGTCGTCGACGCGGCTATCGTGCTGCAGACCGCGGTGCTCGCCGCCGAGTCGTTGGGGTTGGGGGCGTGCATGATCGGCGCGATCCGCAACCACCCCCGGGAGGTGATCCAGCTGCTCGGGCTGCCCAAACGGGTTTTCCCCGTCGTGGGGCTCACGCTGGGATGGCCGGCCGAAGCACCCGCGCTGAAGCCACGGCTACCGCTGCGCGCCGTGCTCCATTGGGAGCGCTACGACACCTCCCACCTCGACGAGGACCTGCTGGCATACGATCGCGAGATGGCCGCCAGCGGCATCTACGCCGGCCGGCAGGTGCCGGTGCCCGGCAAACCCGGCGAGATGGAGGCCTACGGCTGGCTGGAGCACTCCGCTCGTCGCGCCTCGCAGGCCGCGCGCACCCACCTGCGCCAGGAGATCCAGGAGCAGGGATTTGCGCTCTTATA
The sequence above is a segment of the Chloroflexota bacterium genome. Coding sequences within it:
- a CDS encoding NADPH-dependent oxidoreductase; translated protein: MSTGTPSLDNPTLQVIRSHRSIRKYKPDPLPREMIEAIVAAAQRSSTSSNLQTYSVVAVTDAEKRAQLCELCGGQEHVREAPVFLAFCADLARLERVCELRGYPLEADHMETFLVAVVDAAIVLQTAVLAAESLGLGACMIGAIRNHPREVIQLLGLPKRVFPVVGLTLGWPAEAPALKPRLPLRAVLHWERYDTSHLDEDLLAYDREMAASGIYAGRQVPVPGKPGEMEAYGWLEHSARRASQAARTHLRQEIQEQGFALL